In Pseudonocardia sp. DSM 110487, the sequence CGCGAGCAGCGACGGCGCGCTGGGGATCGGACTGGCCGTGTCGCTGCTGGCGGCCCTCTGGTCGGCATCCAGCGGCACCGGCAACCTCATGCAGGCGATCAACCTCGCCTACGACGAGGACGAGACCCGCGGCTTCGTGAAGCTGCGGGGCACAGCGCTGCTGCTCACGCTCGGCGCGATCGTCTTCGTGCTGCTGGCGCTCGCGCTGGTGGCGGTCGTCCCCGCGCTGCTCGACGCGGTGCCGCTCGGTCCGGTGGCGACGGCGCTCGCCCAGGTCGTGCGGTGGGTCCTGCTGGTCGCTGTCGTGATCGTCGCGCTCGCCGTCGTCTACCGCCTCGCTCCCGACCGCGACGCACCCCGCGTCCGCTGGGCGAGCACCGGCGCGGTCGTCGCCACCGTCCTGTGGATCGCCGGCAGCGTCGCCTTCAGCCTCTACGTCGACAACTTCGGCAGCTACAACCGCACGTACGGGGCACTCGCCGGCGTCGTCGTGCTGCTGCTGTGGCTGTATCTCACCAGCTACGTGGTGCTGCTCGGCGCCGAGATCAACGCCGAGGCCGAGCGGCAGACCGAACGCGACACGACGCGCGGCCCGTCGGTGCCGATGGGCGAGCGGCATGCCGTCGCCGCCGACGAGGTGGCCGACCAGCGCTGACGCCGGAGTGTCGGGGTCTGCCGCGGTGGGTAGACACGAGCCATGGGCCGGCGGCTGATCGTGATCGGCGCTTCCGCGGGAGGAGTCGAGGCGCTCCGCGCGGTCGTCGCGGGTCTCCCGCCGGATCTCGCGGCAGCAGTGGTCGTGGTGCTGCACATCCCTCGCGGGGCGCCGAGCGCGCTCCCGGGGATCCTGGACCGCGCGGGC encodes:
- a CDS encoding YihY/virulence factor BrkB family protein, with translation MSQRSGAQQPGTQQRGTQQPGVRTPGREAATPVQIPPRGWWQVTRRAFAESKADHVPMLAAGVAFFAFLAVFPALIAGLTLYGLVADPGQVAEQVEALAGALPRDAQPLITDQLAALVASSDGALGIGLAVSLLAALWSASSGTGNLMQAINLAYDEDETRGFVKLRGTALLLTLGAIVFVLLALALVAVVPALLDAVPLGPVATALAQVVRWVLLVAVVIVALAVVYRLAPDRDAPRVRWASTGAVVATVLWIAGSVAFSLYVDNFGSYNRTYGALAGVVVLLLWLYLTSYVVLLGAEINAEAERQTERDTTRGPSVPMGERHAVAADEVADQR